Genomic window (Magnolia sinica isolate HGM2019 chromosome 6, MsV1, whole genome shotgun sequence):
ttgATGTGAAACTCACAcactaaaaaatctttaaaactaaaaagaaaaagggttttGAAAGAGGGTTTCCAAAAACCCTTCTTAATCtctgggatttttatttcttttcatacttgtagttgtgacttgtggtttcaattagccattattaattaaagtggtctGCTTAGAAAGTAGTTAATgcataattatttgattattgattttttataactttatatatgtggattagCTTTTGATAAAGAATAATTAATAACTTATTcaaacatgcttatacttgaaaaaatgaatcatctgcaaagcatttttattttttggttttttcttacaaattatcatatttttcctatttttaaattaaaaaatattggTATCGTGTAGGTTAAGTTACAAGCTACACTACTTACGCTACAGACTATAGAGGGTTGAATGCGACGATACACGCTACCACTACTTAAAACACTAATTCCAAGTATAACTTGACATTAcgattcaattaacactattgaGTATAGAACTAAAATTTCAGGTCTGTAAACTAACAACCTGGATTGCAAATGACCGACAATATAGATTGTGTAATAGAAAAGGAAAACACAGAGGAGTTGGAGGTTTAGGTAATAGTTATTTAAAGCACATTGACCTTTGTAGTTGGGCCTtagacatacatacatacatctatACTTAAGTATACATGGCTAATGATCACATGTAATTGACTACACCAGTATCAGTGGTGTAAATGACTCCATCAAAACACTTGGACATGGCTAATGATCACATGTAGTCGACTACACCAATATCAGTGGTGTAAATGACTCCAAAACACCTGGACATTCCATTTGACCAATTCAGAGAGCCCATGAGGTCCAGCCGTCTAGGATATACTTCGTGTTACTACCAAGTAAAAATCACCCCAATCAGAccattccaaccatccaatcagtaGCCTATGAATGGAGGGTCAAGATCTCCACataaaaataggtccaattaaCCATTTGAGCCATTTATGTGTTGAGGCTCATCATGGATTGCATATGTTTCTAAAGAATCTCTTTTATCAAACAATCTAAAGCATCCAACCATGGCTTGGATTTTTTTAAGAGATTCCATGGCTTGGACAATGGATGGCTATGATAAAAATGGCATACTAATGGACCACATCATCCAATTGGTGGAAGTTTTGCATGCTAGCCAATGCTATTTTCTTGACCTAATAGACAATCCAGATCCATCAACTAACAATTGGATTGACCAAGCATCCCAATGGAGTCTTTCTACCTCAAAAACAATGGCTTAGGCAACTACATGTGATTGTTTCCCTGTGTGTGTATGTGCGTCACTgtgtgtgtgcttgtgtgtggTGTGACATGTGTGAACGAAAATCCAAAAGTCTAAAACACGAGTAAATTAGGTTTTCCTAGTTTCCATGTTGATGCAGGTAACCAACACATGCATGTCAGATGACCATATCTGAAACTAATGGCAAGTTAAAAGGATGTAATTGCATGAAAACTATCGTGAAGGAAATAATATATAACAAGTATAGGTTTGGTTGAATTTAGCAAAAGTAAGGAAAACTAGGTTTCTAACCTGTTATAGAAAAGAAGATTGAAGCTAGAAGCATGAGAAATGATTGTGAACCTGAAAAGAATGAATTATATAAAAACAACTAACCTTCTTAAAATACAGAGGTGCTTCCTTAGCAATATCACGAGGTAAAGGAATGCACTCGACCAAGCAATGACGACGTTGCTTTGCCAACCCCATCACAGTTTCAAGAAACACAACATCCTTGTCCTGTTTCGCAAACATCATAAGAAGGCATTTTTTGAAGTTGCGTATTTCATCCCATACATCATTGTCAACAGTTCTTGTGGCCGACTCATGCTGTAAAGGAAGAAAACAACATATTAGGATTTAGGATAACAGATACTAAAGAAAAATATAGTGGTGATATGAAAGAATAACTAGTGAAGAATGTTGCGTTGTTCATCTAGTGGTGATTGGGCCtccttatttgtcatccaagggGCAACTCAAGAGAATATCAAGCTGCTTCTAGTTTTTTTAAGAGAAACATGAGTGTAACTGATTTCTTCATACTCTTTTTAAGTCCTCCATTGGAGTATTCAATTATTGCAAGCAACAAGGGCATTACGCTATAGAGACTGTAAGAAAAGCGATTATATTGAACTAACCTGCATTGGTAAGATGCAACAATGACCTTGCACAACAGGCTGCCACTGTGGTAGCATCAAATATGTGAAATTCGCTATTGAAACAACGAGATGTTTTGGCCTTGTTGGGTTTTCAAAACAAAATTGGCATCGCTCTTGCTGAGTCATGAGGCGCTTGGCAATAGTATTTTTCTCAGGCGTCCCTTCCCTTTTCCGATTTCTCTTTTTGCTTGGAGCGCCATCGAAATCATATTCATCGTCTGCTCGTCCAGACATGCTATATTGTTTGTTCTGCACTATAGTGCGTGCCAAATGCATGTCAGCATCATCATCCCCTTTCTTTTGTCGACTAGATATATTCCTCCCAGCATATCTGCACTCAAAAGAAATGTATTCAGTATTGACAGAAATGTCACCTTAGCAGGCGTTATAAAAGCTCCACTCACATTAAGGAGACCAAGTGATGATAAAAGGAAAGAAGAGCGGAGGATACCAGAAGACCATCCAAAGTATATAACTTACTaaaacataaaatattatatgcaaattcacatatatgcatatatccatcaagaaaatgtTATTTTAAAATTGACATTTATTAGAAATAGTATACACTTTTGGATTTACAAAGTAACTCTTATAATGCTCATATGTAGGCCTACCTGCTTATACTTCCCTCAGTTCCATGGTAAACTGTTTTAGCTTTAGTTTCTTGCTCCCCGGCTGTGGTCTCTGTTTCTTTCTGGGAAAGTTACACACGTAAAGATTAAATTAAGCATTATCATCTAAAGGGAATATGCAAGTAGATTGTTCTGAGTAAACTAAGTAAAGGCACTATAGTGAACCCATATGAGATGTACTACAACAGAGACATTGCAGTCATGGGATTAAAAATGCATGACCTCGAGAACTTTTATGTTGACTCAAAAAGTAAAGTTGCATTACAAATCACAAGCAAACCAGGCATTTTTTGTGGGGAAAAAGTTGACGTGTTATGTGTTGCGTTTGGGGTAATGCGTATTCTTGGAAGTATAATAGGCGATGTGCATCTTTTCTGCTTCTCCAACCCCATAAAAATGCTTAAAATATTCTGGATATTGATTTGGGGTAGGAAAAAGCATAAGTTCCCATGTGTTATAACCTCCAATATTTGGATCATCCCAAACACTAAGCAAAATGGATAACTCGTTCCACCAAAATATTCATTCCGCTTCTAAAAAAAGAGATATCCATTCTTCTTGCAGTTTGGCATAAATCCAAATGAAccctaaattttcaaatgatAAAAAAAGGCTTTCTTTTTTGTACAGGAAGCATGAGCTCATTTTTATTGATATACATTGAAGTGGTAGGTACACTTGCTTCTCAAGGCATACATCAAAGAGACAATATACGGTGTTGATCGTCAACACTAGTATCGTTTTTTTAGGCAGTGGGTCCAGGATTCAATGACCCACACCGTTGGCCTAATGGGCCTCATGGTGGAAAGGGATGCCCCAAAAGTCCCCAGGACTAGAAGATCCCAAACCCTCCGATCATTGGCCTGTTTTCGTTGCCTAGGGTTATCGAGGTTCTTATGATCAAAGAAATACTATCTTTAAAAGAATTATTCTGGGGGAATTACCCAAGGCCCCACCCATATGGAGACCATTAGACTAAGTAGATCACAAAATCATGATCCCACATGTACTGAAACTTGCTCCTGCTCAACTTTAAATTTGATGAGGCTCAACACATGATCCATGTCAAAAGCCTTTTTTGCAAAGACACATTTTTATATGGAAATGCATGACGGTGATGCTCCAAAAGCGGACTTGTTCGAGTTCTTAATTGTGCTCTTCATAGGTGTTCATGAAATGGAAGCCTAAGAGGTGCAACCAGATAATTAAGTGTTAAGAGGGGGACTCAGTAAAATGCCATCATACCAACAGTTTTTCAGCCTCTTCATGCTTTCCTTTCATGCGAAGCTGCAACACCTTAGCTGCTAATTGATTTGTGCTCATCACTTGCTTACTGACAGAACGCCCTTGAGTAGAGTTGTCATTCTTCAAAGAAACCAATCCCGAGTCCTCATTTTCATTTCCTGTCTTCAAGGAAACCAATCCTGAGTCCAAATTTTCATTTCCTTCAATATCTGCATGAGTGGAATTACCAGAACCACTAGCATCTTTATTCTCGAACCGATCAAATTCATGCAAAAAGCTTCCATCATTTGCATATTTATTTAGGTGTGATGCAGCAGATGAGATGAGTTGGGCATCCTCTGCAGACATTTTCGGAACCTTCCTCTTTCCCCAAGATAAGGAATCACGAACTTTAGGCTCCCGCATTTCAGGATGCCGGAGAGAAACATCACGTGAATATCTACGGCTATTACCCACTTTCTCAGTGGCCTTTTCATTCTGATCATCTGCAACTCCTTGTTTTTCTATTGgtcctctctttctatctcttatGGCATGCAAATGAGCATGAGCATGAGCAGCTGAACGGGATGCAGCAGATACGGCTAGGTTACCCAACGAACCCCATCGTTCTCCGACGACCTATAAAAGGTAAAAGATATAACCATTAAATCTCAGTAGCCTGGAGTAATTATTTGCATAAATACAAAATGGGAAAGTAACAAACCTCATCAAGCTTCCGCCCTTCACGAGCTGCCTGTTCTTGTGCACGCTTCAAGGCCTTTAGCCGCCAGCTTGCACCACCATCACCAACAACTGAAGAAGGTGGAAGTCGGTTCATATCGGCCTTTGTCTGGGAATCTTCATCCGGGTAACCAATTCCATTATCTTTAAGATATGGATTTAATTCTCTTGGATTTGGTTTTTGTACCTGTAATCCACAAGTGAATCATGGCAGTCAATTTTGCCTCCTGGCTAAAGATTATTAGTGAAGGTGTGGTTTCTAATGTGTAAGATATTTAATAACGAGCCTTAGAAAGTTCTTCATATTTTTCTTGTTAACTAATAAATTAGATTTTCACTTCAGCTCTATTTGGAACCCCGGATGCATGCAAAACAGTTGGAAATGTATCATCGCAATACTTTTCCATCTAGATATGTTAGTTAGCTCATTATTAGTTTTTATAATATCGACAAAACTAACATTTCTACTTGGAAAAAACACAGTGATTATTATTGTTTCAGGACcaacttaaaatgaacacaatcaCAATTTACGACAGTTACCTATAGTGATTAGATACTATAATCTGCTAAAATCATTTGGTAAGGTAATTGAACAAGATAGAAAACGAATAATGATGCTTTGTGCAACTTGCAAAGGCTTACTGAAAACCCACAACGGAACTTTTTCCATTTATAGATAAAACCCACCCCAAAAAATCCATTAGATATCAGATAGTGGATCCTACCTCGTCAACATGTGGTTCCTCCAGGGGATCATCAATTTGCGTAGACGCCATACTTGGTTGAGTTGCAGGTTTAAGCATCCATTCTAAGCCCATCTCCTTCCTTGCACGCCCTTTGTTATCTTGGGGAACCAAGTCTCTGCCATCATCTACAAACGAAGTGAATAGAATGACTTACagaaaatattgtatattagagaCCGTGTTCTTTCTTTAAAATGCACAAAAAACAAACATAACATAACATACCTGACAAATCGTTCTTGTCCACAACCTTTTGGCCCCTTCTTTCCTTGCTTTTCTCTTTCTTATGTTTCCTCCCTCTTTTCTGCTGCTCCTCTTTCCTACTAGAATGACGGTTGTCATCACTTTCAGAATCAAACTCGGAAGAATCATCAGACGAATAACACTCCttccttgattttgattttttcttgGATCTCTCCCTCACTTCATCATTTGAGGTTTGATGTTGGgtcctcttctctttcttccgaTTCTTTTCTCTAGCACTTGTCTTGTGTTTCTGGTACGCCTCTCCACCACTATCAGCATCGCTCTCATTATCAGTTTGTGACAGAGACGATGAGGAAGAAGCATCTGAAGAATAccacttcttccttctttttgacCCTTTCTTTATTTTCACAATCTCTTCATCGCCAGAGCTATCATActggtctttcttcttctttcccctaTCTTTTTCCTTCCTACTTATtgatttcttcctctcttttgccGAATAATTAGAGTCAGAATTTTGTTCTGCCTAAATCccggaaaagaaaaaagaaaaaggccgTTAACTTATTGTATTTCAAATTTCAGTTCTAATTTTGGTAATGCATAAGTACAAATTGTGGTATTGCATTAGCACAAATAAAGAGAGCAAGGTGTTCATCACAACAAGTAATTACCTTATTCTTTCGTTAAAAATCAAAACCTACATCGCAAAAATTGCAGCGAAAAATCACCAAAAATTTCCAGTACATGTTTCCGATATTCTACGGAAATTCAATTCTTTTGGTTAGGCTGTAGAGAAAAAATTTGCAGCTTTGGAATTTTTAAATGAACAATCACTGGAAAGAAAAAAGATCTTTAATATCCACATGAATATTTTGGAAATTTTCATGAATGGTATTTctttcagtttaatccaaatgcAGCTTTAACATGTCCTTAGACATATTTCAGCTGGAATTACTGGAACATTCTGACCTAACAACCCATACAAGCTAAAAttcaccaaaaaaaaacaaaaaaaaaaaaacaggtattTTAAGAAGAAGTCGAGCTTACCTCGTGGAGCTGATCGGGCGGTATGAATTTCACTCCAGAAAGCATTCTGGCGGTGTTGTGTCGTGAAAAGAGAAATAGATATAATAGAGAGATCCAAGAATCACGAGCGGAGAGTGGCCATGAGCTTATAAATTTTCCATGAAAAAGGACAATAAAAGCCCTAATTTCCAATCACGAGtgctttcagagagagagagagagagagagagagagagagagagagaggcggagctGTTTAAGGCTCCCTGGTGGTCCGCTTGTTCAGTATTTATACATCGGCGTCATATTCGAGGCGGATTCCGGCGAAAATCCAGCGGTTTGGCCGGAGGAGATGATTGGAAGCAGTTCGTAAGAGATAAAAGCTTGGGAGACGAGACAGAAGATTTGGGAACTTGAAAGAGAGAGGGGGGCGTGAGCAGCGGCttggagagagagagcgagagagagacgGGGCGTGGGTAGTAgacgcggatttactgcgaaagcctttcgcgcaAGGATGATGGGTGGAGCCCCTCGCAaaatatgtgagaaatccatcttaTTTGAGAGCTAAATTTAGAACgtgggaccaaaaatgaagtggatacaaTACTCGAGTGAGTCACACGAGGAAAATTTGGGAAAAGAAATTTATACGTTGAAACTGctctgagctccaccttgatgtttatatgctatccaaacccttTGTAAGGTCATTTCCAagagaatgaagtgaaaacaccgaaaagatagcttgatacaaaactttgatAGCCATAAGAATACTttaacggtgctcactgaatgcccAGTCTTTTCTCCTTTGACGCCCAATTGAGCCCCGAATAAACCCCTATTTTGGtcacaaatcctaaaatgagctgtaaagtcatattgacatggatgaagggaaatacataagtcagcttgatccaaaacttccgtgccttgcgaagtttttaatggtagaggttcaatccccacGGCTCTAGTAT
Coding sequences:
- the LOC131249019 gene encoding uncharacterized protein LOC131249019 isoform X1, yielding MLSGVKFIPPDQLHEAEQNSDSNYSAKERKKSISRKEKDRGKKKKDQYDSSGDEEIVKIKKGSKRRKKWYSSDASSSSSLSQTDNESDADSGGEAYQKHKTSAREKNRKKEKRTQHQTSNDEVRERSKKKSKSRKECYSSDDSSEFDSESDDNRHSSRKEEQQKRGRKHKKEKSKERRGQKVVDKNDLSDDGRDLVPQDNKGRARKEMGLEWMLKPATQPSMASTQIDDPLEEPHVDEVQKPNPRELNPYLKDNGIGYPDEDSQTKADMNRLPPSSVVGDGGASWRLKALKRAQEQAAREGRKLDEVVGERWGSLGNLAVSAASRSAAHAHAHLHAIRDRKRGPIEKQGVADDQNEKATEKVGNSRRYSRDVSLRHPEMREPKVRDSLSWGKRKVPKMSAEDAQLISSAASHLNKYANDGSFLHEFDRFENKDASGSGNSTHADIEGNENLDSGLVSLKTGNENEDSGLVSLKNDNSTQGRSVSKQVMSTNQLAAKVLQLRMKGKHEEAEKLLKETETTAGEQETKAKTVYHGTEGSISRYAGRNISSRQKKGDDDADMHLARTIVQNKQYSMSGRADDEYDFDGAPSKKRNRKREGTPEKNTIAKRLMTQQERCQFCFENPTRPKHLVVSIANFTYLMLPQWQPVVQGHCCILPMQHESATRTVDNDVWDEIRNFKKCLLMMFAKQDKDVVFLETVMGLAKQRRHCLVECIPLPRDIAKEAPLYFKKAIDEAEEEWSQHNAKKLIDTSQKGLRASIPKDFPYFHVEFGLNKGFVHVIDDETQFKSNLGLNVIRGMLQLPEEDMYRRRKHESVETQKQAVASFVREWDPFDWTKQLD
- the LOC131249019 gene encoding uncharacterized protein LOC131249019 isoform X2; translation: MLSGVKFIPPDQLHEAEQNSDSNYSAKERKKSISRKEKDRGKKKKDQYDSSGDEEIVKIKKGSKRRKKWYSSDASSSSSLSQTDNESDADSGGEAYQKHKTSAREKNRKKEKRTQHQTSNDEVRERSKKKSKSRKECYSSDDSSEFDSESDDNRHSSRKEEQQKRGRKHKKEKSKERRGQKVVDKNDLSDDGRDLVPQDNKGRARKEMGLEWMLKPATQPSMASTQIDDPLEEPHVDEVQKPNPRELNPYLKDNGIGYPDEDSQTKADMNRLPPSSVVGDGGASWRLKALKRAQEQAAREGRKLDEVVGERWGSLGNLAVSAASRSAAHAHAHLHAIRDRKRGPIEKQGVADDQNEKATEKVGNSRRYSRDVSLRHPEMREPKVRDSLSWGKRKVPKMSAEDAQLISSAASHLNKYANDGSFLHEFDRFENKDASGSGNSTHADIEGNENLDSGLVSLKTGNENEDSGLVSLKNDNSTQGRSVSKQVMSTNQLAAKVLQLRMKGKHEEAEKLLKETETTAGEQETKAKTVYHGTEGSISRYAGRNISSRQKKGDDDADMHLARTIVQNKQYSMSGRADDEYDFDGAPSKKRNRKREGTPEKNTIAKRLMTQQERCQFCFENPTRPKHLVVSIANFTYLMLPQWQPVVQGHCCILPMQHESATRTVDNDVWDEIRNFKKCLLMMFAKQDKDVVFLETVMGLAKQRRHCLVECIPLPRDIAKEAPLYFKKDIHAVRPN